One segment of Thermosinus carboxydivorans Nor1 DNA contains the following:
- a CDS encoding TIGR04086 family membrane protein translates to MAKVSRRSRFNAPPQKAPGAIILMILKGLVVSLVVSLICTFFLSLISLVSDSSFVEHYLSYLMVCITVTSIFIGSAYATQKAQSMGLIIGMAIGLLYVLISVGIGVKLSPEPLSWLVLTNKFFAGLAAGALGGLVGVNL, encoded by the coding sequence GTGGCCAAAGTATCGCGACGTTCAAGGTTTAACGCTCCGCCGCAAAAAGCACCTGGAGCGATTATCTTGATGATATTAAAAGGATTGGTGGTTAGTCTCGTTGTTTCCCTCATCTGCACTTTCTTTTTATCACTGATCAGCCTTGTCTCAGATAGTTCTTTTGTAGAACACTACCTTTCTTATTTGATGGTTTGCATCACTGTCACCAGTATTTTTATCGGCAGCGCTTACGCAACGCAAAAAGCGCAATCGATGGGACTCATTATCGGTATGGCAATCGGCTTGCTTTATGTCCTAATTTCTGTTGGCATCGGCGTAAAATTATCCCCTGAACCTCTTTCCTGGCTGGTTCTGACCAATAAATTTTTTGCCGGACTTGCTGCAGGTGCGTTAGGTGGACTGGTAGGCGTAAATTTGTAA
- a CDS encoding sulfide/dihydroorotate dehydrogenase-like FAD/NAD-binding protein translates to MFTILKKQELAPSVKLFVVQAPLIARKCQPGQFVILRIDEDGERIPLTIADFDRAAGTITLIFQEVGHTTRQLGRLSAGDALLDLAGPLGKATHIEKFGTVVCVGGGIGVAPVYPIARAYKEAGNKVISIIGARNADLLILEQEMATISDVLYITTDDGSKGRKGLVIDPLKEMLAAGEKIDLVMAIGPVIMMKSVAEVTRPYGVHTIVSLNPIMVDGTGMCGGCRVSVGNKNKFACVDGPEFNAHEVDFDGLMARQKMYHSYERREHRCGGDCSCHR, encoded by the coding sequence TTGTTTACGATTTTAAAAAAGCAGGAACTGGCGCCGAGCGTCAAGTTGTTCGTTGTGCAGGCACCGCTTATTGCCCGCAAGTGCCAGCCGGGTCAGTTTGTCATTTTGCGAATTGATGAAGATGGTGAACGTATTCCGCTCACCATCGCCGACTTCGACCGTGCCGCAGGTACAATCACCTTAATTTTTCAAGAGGTGGGGCATACGACGCGGCAACTTGGCCGCTTGTCAGCAGGCGACGCACTACTCGATCTAGCAGGGCCTCTTGGCAAAGCTACCCACATTGAAAAATTTGGTACGGTGGTTTGTGTCGGCGGCGGAATTGGTGTCGCGCCGGTGTATCCCATTGCCCGCGCTTACAAGGAAGCAGGTAATAAAGTAATTTCGATTATCGGGGCTCGCAATGCGGATTTACTTATTCTCGAACAAGAAATGGCCACTATAAGCGATGTACTTTATATTACTACTGATGACGGGTCAAAAGGCCGAAAAGGTTTGGTAATTGACCCCTTAAAGGAGATGCTTGCCGCAGGCGAAAAGATTGACCTTGTTATGGCGATCGGTCCGGTAATCATGATGAAAAGTGTTGCTGAGGTAACGCGTCCGTACGGGGTTCATACTATTGTCAGCCTTAACCCGATTATGGTGGACGGTACTGGCATGTGCGGCGGTTGCCGTGTAAGTGTCGGCAACAAAAACAAGTTTGCCTGCGTTGATGGTCCTGAATTTAATGCCCATGAAGTGGATTTCGATGGGTTAATGGCCCGTCAAAAAATGTATCATAGTTATGAGCGCCGGGAACATCGTTGCGGAGGTGATTGTTCGTGTCATCGATAA
- the mtnA gene encoding S-methyl-5-thioribose-1-phosphate isomerase, protein MLQSIIWSDGVLQLLNQTLLPAKVEYISCRDWQTVAEAIRRLEVRGAPAIGAAAAFGLVLGARELITDKEKFWTGLTEIAAALRKTRPTAVNLFWAIDRMLLVASRYDQGTDPAIVVAALEDEAKAIAAEDKEVNKKISLYGAQLFTRDEYAVLTHCNAGALATVAFGTALGVIRQAWSEGKIKRVFVDETRPLLQGARLTAWELAQENIPVTLITDNMAGWVMKKGMVQAVLVGADRIARNGDVANKIGTYSVAVLAKEHGIPFFVAAPVSTFDFTIASGADIPIEERSADEVSSFGGIRVAPDGIDIFNPAFDVTPNEYITAIITEYGVLRPPYDQAIADLANSEKIKIRR, encoded by the coding sequence GTGCTGCAATCCATTATTTGGTCTGACGGCGTATTGCAACTATTAAATCAAACTCTTCTGCCTGCAAAAGTCGAGTATATTTCCTGTCGCGACTGGCAGACAGTGGCTGAGGCCATTCGGCGCCTGGAAGTGCGGGGAGCTCCCGCTATTGGCGCTGCTGCTGCTTTCGGTCTGGTACTGGGAGCACGGGAATTGATTACTGACAAGGAAAAGTTTTGGACAGGCCTTACTGAAATCGCGGCCGCACTCCGTAAGACCCGGCCAACGGCAGTGAATCTTTTTTGGGCTATTGACCGCATGCTCTTAGTGGCAAGCCGCTACGACCAGGGGACTGACCCGGCTATTGTCGTGGCCGCATTGGAAGACGAGGCGAAAGCTATTGCCGCCGAAGACAAAGAGGTAAATAAAAAGATTTCCCTTTACGGCGCTCAGCTTTTTACCAGAGATGAGTACGCCGTGTTGACCCATTGCAATGCCGGCGCTTTGGCGACGGTTGCTTTTGGTACCGCTTTGGGGGTCATACGCCAGGCTTGGTCGGAAGGCAAAATTAAAAGGGTATTTGTTGATGAAACCCGTCCTTTGCTGCAAGGGGCCCGGCTAACAGCCTGGGAACTTGCGCAAGAAAACATTCCTGTTACGTTAATCACAGACAACATGGCGGGCTGGGTTATGAAAAAGGGTATGGTACAAGCGGTGCTCGTTGGCGCCGACCGCATTGCCCGTAATGGCGATGTTGCTAATAAAATTGGTACTTACAGCGTGGCAGTATTGGCCAAAGAGCATGGTATTCCTTTCTTTGTGGCTGCTCCGGTTTCCACTTTTGACTTTACGATTGCCAGCGGTGCAGATATTCCGATCGAGGAGCGCAGTGCCGACGAAGTGAGTTCTTTTGGCGGGATTCGCGTCGCTCCAGATGGCATTGATATTTTTAATCCCGCTTTTGATGTTACTCCTAATGAGTATATTACCGCCATTATTACAGAATATGGGGTACTGCGCCCTCCCTATGATCAGGCTATTGCCGATCTGGCGAATAGCGAGAAGATAAAAATTAGGAGATAA
- the mtnP gene encoding S-methyl-5'-thioadenosine phosphorylase, with product MTKLAIIGGTGVYDPRILENVREEEILTPYGAVRYKVGEYAGRAIAFIPRHGSKHSIPPHLINYRANIWAMKKIGVQAILATTAVGSLNTDMKPGDFVLINQFLDFTKNRVHTFYEGGERGVVHVDVTEPYCPALRQKLEKAAKKIGIAIHTKGTYVCTEGPRFETPAEIAMFAKLGGDVVGMTNVPEVVLAREAEMCYATVSMVTNYAAGISAQPLTHGEVLDTMKANTENIKRLIMETISLIDPDADCTCRHALAEYGGFQL from the coding sequence GTGACAAAATTGGCTATTATTGGCGGAACAGGTGTTTATGATCCGCGTATTTTGGAAAACGTGCGCGAGGAGGAAATTCTCACACCTTATGGAGCTGTGCGGTATAAAGTGGGTGAATACGCCGGACGAGCGATTGCGTTCATTCCTCGTCACGGGAGCAAACATTCTATACCGCCTCATTTAATCAATTATCGCGCCAATATCTGGGCGATGAAAAAAATCGGTGTACAAGCCATTCTGGCTACAACGGCCGTAGGTTCGCTCAACACGGACATGAAACCGGGCGATTTCGTCCTGATTAACCAATTTCTCGATTTCACTAAAAACAGAGTTCATACTTTTTATGAAGGAGGAGAAAGGGGCGTCGTCCATGTGGACGTTACTGAGCCCTATTGCCCTGCGCTGCGCCAAAAGCTTGAAAAAGCAGCAAAGAAAATCGGAATTGCTATACATACGAAAGGTACCTATGTGTGCACTGAGGGACCACGGTTTGAAACGCCTGCGGAGATAGCTATGTTTGCTAAATTGGGTGGTGATGTTGTGGGAATGACCAATGTCCCGGAGGTGGTATTAGCCCGTGAAGCAGAAATGTGTTATGCCACGGTTTCAATGGTAACAAACTACGCTGCAGGTATATCGGCTCAGCCACTCACGCACGGTGAAGTTTTGGACACAATGAAAGCCAATACAGAAAATATCAAGCGTCTCATTATGGAAACTATTTCCTTAATTGACCCGGACGCCGATTGTACTTGTCGGCATGCACTGGCGGAATACGGTGGATTCCAATTATAG
- a CDS encoding amidohydrolase, which yields MAKTLLLKSAYVWGADGTITKSDIAINGSEIAWVGPEKQDWQADHVIDCTDKLAIPGFVNTHTHAAMTLFRSYADDMALMDWLQNKIWPAEAKLMAEDVYWGSMLAIVEMLKTGTTTFADMYFFMPEVAQAAVDSGIRAVLSRGMAGVSPTAEQALHESEALFREWHNAAEGRITVMLGPHAPYTCPPAYLHRVVELAGRLKAEIHIHLSETAGEVETCLKEHGKTPIALMNELGVLDCGVLAAHCVHLTEEDIAIMARKKVRVAHNPGSNMKLASGIAPVQELLSAGICVGLGTDGAASNNNLDMLEEMRLAALLAKVRNNDPLAVPAATALDMATRSGAQALGLGGSVGVLAAGYKADITLLSLQGPHWHPRHDLVSLLVYAAQSSDVDTVLVNGRILLEKGKLTTIDEERVKYEAARRSMRLTS from the coding sequence ATGGCGAAAACATTGTTACTGAAAAGTGCCTATGTCTGGGGAGCAGACGGTACAATTACCAAGAGTGATATAGCCATTAACGGTTCGGAAATTGCATGGGTGGGGCCAGAAAAACAAGATTGGCAAGCTGATCATGTTATCGACTGCACAGATAAATTGGCTATCCCTGGGTTTGTCAATACCCACACCCATGCTGCTATGACCCTTTTTCGGTCCTATGCCGATGATATGGCGCTCATGGACTGGCTGCAAAATAAGATCTGGCCGGCCGAAGCAAAACTTATGGCGGAAGATGTATATTGGGGCAGCATGCTAGCCATTGTCGAAATGCTGAAAACCGGGACGACAACTTTCGCTGACATGTATTTTTTTATGCCTGAAGTTGCGCAGGCAGCAGTTGACAGTGGCATACGGGCGGTTCTATCGCGGGGAATGGCGGGTGTTTCGCCCACAGCAGAGCAAGCCCTACATGAAAGCGAAGCACTTTTCCGCGAATGGCATAACGCGGCCGAAGGCCGTATTACCGTTATGCTCGGCCCCCATGCGCCCTACACTTGCCCCCCTGCCTACTTGCACCGGGTAGTTGAATTGGCCGGCCGACTGAAGGCCGAAATTCATATCCACCTATCCGAAACGGCTGGAGAAGTTGAAACCTGCCTGAAAGAACACGGTAAAACCCCTATTGCGTTAATGAACGAACTCGGAGTTTTAGATTGTGGTGTTTTGGCCGCGCACTGTGTGCATCTGACGGAAGAGGATATTGCGATTATGGCTCGCAAAAAGGTACGTGTTGCTCATAATCCGGGCAGTAATATGAAACTGGCCAGCGGTATCGCCCCAGTACAAGAACTGCTATCAGCCGGCATTTGCGTCGGCCTGGGAACCGATGGCGCCGCGAGCAATAACAACCTGGATATGTTGGAAGAAATGAGGTTAGCGGCGCTCCTGGCAAAGGTAAGAAACAACGACCCTCTTGCCGTGCCTGCGGCCACCGCCTTAGACATGGCTACACGTAGCGGCGCTCAGGCTCTCGGGCTTGGCGGCAGTGTTGGCGTGCTAGCCGCCGGTTATAAGGCTGATATTACCTTACTATCTCTGCAGGGGCCGCATTGGCATCCGCGGCATGATCTTGTATCACTTTTGGTATATGCGGCTCAGTCCAGTGATGTGGATACAGTTTTGGTAAATGGCCGCATTTTGCTAGAAAAAGGGAAACTGACCACCATCGACGAAGAAAGAGTAAAATATGAGGCAGCGCGGCGCAGTATGCGTCTTACAAGCTAA
- the surE gene encoding 5'/3'-nucleotidase SurE, which translates to MHILLTNDDGIFAPGIKALWQSLSAIAQVTVVAPDGERSATSQAITVHHPIRVDPHHIDNSSVTAWRIGGTPTDCVKLAIEALLAEPPDVVVSGINHGPNLGTDVLYSGTVSAAIEGALHGIPAVAVSLDTWQPFDFTPAADFTRKLILTMMQNTLPPNTLLNVNVPALPPNRLGGVAVTKLGVRQYKNTFERRTDPRGRLYYWMGGDLVDNTNDPDSDIVAVKEGKISVTPIHFDLTNYAIMDLLRKWGL; encoded by the coding sequence TTGCATATTTTATTGACCAATGATGACGGTATTTTTGCGCCCGGCATCAAAGCCCTGTGGCAATCTTTATCCGCTATCGCTCAAGTTACGGTAGTAGCACCTGACGGTGAGCGCAGCGCCACAAGTCAGGCAATTACTGTTCACCATCCCATAAGAGTAGACCCGCACCACATTGATAATTCTTCCGTTACAGCTTGGCGTATTGGCGGAACACCGACCGACTGCGTAAAATTGGCAATCGAAGCATTGTTGGCTGAGCCGCCCGATGTTGTAGTCTCAGGCATTAATCATGGACCCAATTTAGGTACTGATGTGTTGTATTCCGGGACCGTCAGCGCCGCGATTGAGGGTGCCTTGCACGGTATTCCTGCTGTGGCTGTATCACTGGACACCTGGCAACCCTTTGATTTTACGCCTGCCGCCGATTTTACCCGGAAACTGATTTTAACTATGATGCAAAATACATTACCGCCTAATACACTGTTAAATGTTAATGTGCCAGCCTTACCGCCGAATAGGCTAGGGGGCGTAGCTGTCACGAAGCTAGGCGTCAGACAATACAAAAATACCTTTGAGCGCCGCACTGATCCCCGAGGGAGATTATATTACTGGATGGGTGGCGATTTAGTGGATAACACCAACGATCCCGATAGTGACATTGTTGCCGTAAAAGAAGGAAAGATTTCCGTAACACCTATACATTTCGACCTGACCAATTATGCTATCATGGATTTACTGCGAAAATGGGGGCTATAA
- a CDS encoding LL-diaminopimelate aminotransferase, with amino-acid sequence MVEQAERMRGLTSAIFSQVDELRQKETAAGRDVITLSIGSPDLAPAPHIIAALQDAVLNPRNYGYTLTRGLPELLQAIAAWYQTKFNVSLDPSTEIHSLIGSQEGLAHISLCLVNPGDIVLVPDPGYPIYSAGPLMAGAQLHYMPLKPENQYLPDLTSIDESILRRTKLMIINYPNNPLAATATRDFFSQAVELAKRYGFVICHDFAYSELVFDGYKPDSFLSVPGAKEVGVEFHSLSKTYNMAGCRIGFVVGNSQVIGLLGRLKSNFDYGVFYPIQKAAIAALTGPQDCIIATAACYQRRRDIIVDGFTAIGWPVERPKASMYVWAPVPTRQSSFDFTIDLLKNTGVAVIPGVAFGQYGEGYVRLALVQPEDRLVEAVERIKKWLG; translated from the coding sequence ATGGTTGAGCAGGCAGAGCGCATGCGGGGATTGACGTCGGCCATTTTCAGCCAGGTTGACGAATTGCGCCAAAAAGAGACGGCTGCCGGTCGCGACGTTATTACTCTTAGTATCGGTAGTCCTGATTTAGCTCCGGCGCCTCACATAATCGCCGCTTTGCAAGACGCCGTCCTTAACCCGCGTAATTACGGATATACTCTGACTAGAGGACTGCCCGAATTGCTACAGGCCATTGCCGCATGGTATCAAACCAAATTTAACGTTTCTCTAGACCCGTCAACAGAAATCCACTCTCTCATTGGTTCCCAAGAAGGTCTGGCGCACATATCCTTATGCCTGGTCAATCCGGGAGATATTGTCTTGGTTCCTGATCCAGGCTATCCCATCTATAGTGCCGGACCTTTAATGGCCGGCGCTCAGCTGCACTATATGCCGCTCAAACCGGAAAATCAGTACCTGCCAGACTTAACGTCTATCGATGAGTCCATTTTGCGACGCACAAAGTTGATGATTATTAATTATCCTAATAACCCGCTGGCTGCGACGGCGACGCGCGACTTTTTCAGTCAGGCGGTCGAACTTGCTAAACGCTACGGTTTTGTTATTTGTCATGACTTTGCCTACAGCGAACTGGTTTTTGACGGTTATAAGCCGGATAGCTTTTTAAGTGTGCCTGGTGCTAAAGAAGTAGGTGTTGAGTTTCATTCTCTGTCCAAAACCTATAACATGGCTGGATGCCGTATCGGTTTTGTTGTGGGCAATTCTCAAGTTATCGGCCTATTAGGGCGCCTAAAGTCAAATTTTGACTATGGCGTTTTCTACCCTATTCAAAAAGCAGCCATAGCAGCTCTGACCGGTCCGCAAGACTGCATTATAGCTACAGCTGCATGCTATCAGCGGCGGCGTGATATAATTGTAGACGGCTTTACGGCAATAGGCTGGCCGGTTGAGAGGCCCAAAGCCTCCATGTACGTCTGGGCACCTGTACCTACCCGGCAATCCTCATTCGATTTTACCATTGACTTGCTCAAAAATACTGGCGTCGCCGTTATTCCCGGCGTTGCTTTTGGACAATACGGTGAGGGTTATGTCCGCTTAGCGCTGGTGCAGCCGGAAGACCGTTTAGTTGAAGCTGTGGA
- a CDS encoding class II aldolase/adducin family protein: MEKLSNIRARIVTVGRTLLGKGLVAGTWGNISARLPTSELIAITPSGRDYRTLKAEDIVIVSLDGVVVDGHLKPSSELPLHLAIYRARSDIRAVVHTHSIFASACAVARRAIPPIIEDLVQVTGGSVDVAEYALPGTEELALNAAKALNGKNALLLANHGVIGCGDSLEEAVTACELVEKAAQIYIYATQLGGAVVLDEKDVQIMHTFYKEHYRQRQK, from the coding sequence ATGGAAAAGTTGTCAAATATTCGGGCGCGTATTGTTACCGTTGGCCGTACGCTTTTGGGAAAAGGGCTTGTGGCGGGAACATGGGGAAATATCAGTGCGCGGTTACCCACTTCCGAATTGATCGCTATTACCCCCTCAGGACGGGACTACCGGACGTTAAAGGCGGAGGACATTGTTATTGTATCTTTAGATGGTGTGGTTGTTGACGGTCATCTTAAGCCTTCCTCCGAACTGCCGCTGCACCTTGCAATTTACCGCGCCCGCAGCGATATTAGGGCCGTCGTGCATACCCATAGCATTTTTGCCAGTGCCTGTGCGGTAGCGCGTAGGGCTATCCCCCCTATTATAGAAGACCTTGTTCAGGTGACGGGGGGAAGTGTTGATGTAGCCGAATATGCTCTCCCTGGCACAGAGGAGCTAGCGCTTAACGCTGCCAAAGCTCTTAATGGTAAAAATGCCCTTTTGCTGGCCAACCATGGCGTTATTGGTTGCGGTGACTCTCTGGAAGAAGCGGTAACGGCCTGTGAACTGGTAGAAAAAGCCGCGCAGATTTATATCTACGCCACTCAGTTGGGCGGGGCGGTCGTGCTTGACGAAAAGGATGTCCAGATAATGCATACCTTTTATAAAGAGCATTACCGCCAACGGCAAAAATGA
- a CDS encoding HAD-IA family hydrolase, which yields MKYRGILFDLDGTLLDTTELIVKSFQHTFRVHYNRDITPAEIHPFFGQTLRAAMEHLGPDKVDELIATYRDYNLTHHEQELYNAGTAMAIVTSKTQGTALRGLRLFNLDKYITAVIGVEQCQKHKPDPEPVLTAIKELGLTAADCLMVGDSPHDIISAKRAGAHTAAVRWTQVPWQSIVAEKPDYILNTMEDLLSICEISRTK from the coding sequence TTGAAATACAGAGGCATATTATTTGATCTAGATGGTACTTTGCTAGACACCACAGAACTTATTGTTAAATCTTTTCAACATACTTTTCGCGTTCATTATAATCGTGACATCACTCCGGCAGAGATTCACCCTTTTTTCGGCCAAACGCTGCGTGCTGCCATGGAGCATTTGGGACCTGATAAAGTAGATGAGTTAATTGCTACTTATCGCGACTATAACTTAACCCATCATGAGCAGGAACTATATAATGCCGGGACAGCCATGGCTATTGTTACTTCGAAAACGCAGGGCACGGCGCTTCGCGGGTTACGGCTTTTTAATTTGGATAAGTATATTACAGCCGTTATTGGCGTGGAACAGTGCCAAAAACATAAACCCGATCCTGAACCTGTCCTTACCGCCATAAAAGAATTGGGGCTTACCGCTGCCGACTGTTTAATGGTTGGGGACAGTCCTCATGATATCATCAGCGCTAAACGGGCAGGCGCGCATACCGCTGCTGTCCGGTGGACCCAGGTACCTTGGCAGAGTATTGTAGCTGAGAAACCGGATTATATTCTGAACACGATGGAGGATTTACTTTCTATTTGCGAAATTTCGCGCACAAAATAA
- the gltA gene encoding NADPH-dependent glutamate synthase yields MPEQQPEIRRRNFDEVALGYDDTTAKAEASRCLQCKTAPCRQGCPVGINIPAFIKHIREGDFTAAIDEIKTKNNLPAICGRVCPQEDQCEKFCVVGKKGEPVGIGRLERFAADYARARGRKQKVILPPEPLGKVAVIGAGPAGLSAAGDLARMGYKVTVFEALHAPGGVLMYGIPEFRLPKEIVRQEIEELKELGVEIVVNAVIGKTFTIDELLTEEGFDAVFIGTGAGLPHFMDIPGENLNGVYSANEFLTRVNLMKAYKFPEAGTPVHAGKRVAVVGAGNVAMDAARTALRLGAENVYIVYRRSEEEMPARAEEIEHAKEEGVEFRLLTNPVRIIGDERGWVKGLECIRMELGEPDESGRRKPVPIANSNFVLDVDTVIMAIGQGPNPLIQQTTPGLAVNKRGNITTDETGRTSKEGVFAGGDIVTGAATVIQAMGAGKKAAAAIHEYVQNKRKGARNSQ; encoded by the coding sequence ATGCCGGAGCAGCAGCCGGAAATCCGGCGCCGCAATTTTGACGAAGTGGCACTCGGTTATGATGATACTACCGCCAAGGCCGAGGCCAGCCGTTGTCTGCAATGCAAGACAGCACCTTGTCGGCAGGGTTGTCCGGTCGGCATTAATATCCCTGCTTTTATTAAGCATATTCGGGAAGGCGATTTTACTGCGGCGATTGACGAAATCAAGACCAAGAATAACCTGCCTGCAATTTGTGGCAGGGTATGCCCGCAGGAAGACCAGTGCGAAAAATTCTGCGTAGTAGGTAAAAAAGGCGAGCCGGTAGGCATCGGCCGCCTGGAACGGTTTGCCGCCGACTATGCCCGCGCCCGCGGACGCAAACAAAAGGTAATTTTGCCGCCGGAGCCACTTGGCAAAGTAGCCGTTATTGGCGCCGGGCCGGCGGGATTATCGGCTGCAGGGGACCTTGCCCGCATGGGCTACAAAGTTACGGTATTTGAAGCGCTTCACGCCCCGGGCGGTGTGCTGATGTATGGTATCCCTGAATTCAGGTTGCCTAAGGAAATTGTACGCCAGGAAATTGAAGAATTGAAAGAATTAGGTGTGGAAATCGTTGTCAACGCTGTTATCGGTAAGACTTTTACCATCGACGAACTCCTCACCGAAGAAGGATTTGACGCTGTCTTTATCGGTACCGGGGCGGGACTGCCGCACTTCATGGACATACCGGGGGAAAACCTCAACGGGGTATATTCAGCTAATGAATTTTTGACCCGGGTAAATTTAATGAAGGCTTATAAATTTCCCGAAGCAGGCACGCCTGTTCATGCTGGAAAGAGGGTAGCCGTTGTCGGCGCTGGCAATGTTGCCATGGACGCCGCGCGAACCGCATTGCGCCTCGGTGCGGAAAATGTTTATATTGTGTATCGCCGCTCAGAGGAAGAAATGCCTGCACGAGCGGAGGAAATCGAACATGCGAAGGAAGAAGGCGTGGAATTTAGGCTACTGACCAATCCGGTGCGTATCATTGGCGACGAACGGGGTTGGGTGAAAGGATTAGAATGTATCCGCATGGAGCTCGGCGAACCTGATGAATCGGGGCGGCGAAAACCTGTTCCGATCGCAAACTCCAATTTTGTACTTGATGTCGATACTGTCATCATGGCCATCGGCCAAGGGCCCAATCCCTTAATCCAACAAACTACTCCCGGCCTGGCTGTAAATAAGCGGGGCAATATAACTACGGATGAAACCGGCCGGACGTCGAAAGAAGGAGTTTTTGCCGGTGGCGACATCGTTACCGGTGCCGCCACGGTTATTCAGGCGATGGGAGCCGGCAAAAAGGCAGCGGCTGCTATTCACGAGTACGTGCAAAATAAACGGAAAGGTGCAAGGAATTCGCAGTAA